A genomic window from Desulfovibrio gilichinskyi includes:
- the eno gene encoding phosphopyruvate hydratase, protein MSTIVAVWAREILDSRGNPTIEVEVVLESGATGRAAVPSGASTGTREALELRDGDEDRYGGKGVQVAVANVREEIAEALVGQDALRQVAIDNLLIDLDGTENKERLGANAMLGVSMAVARAASNLLGIPLYQYLGGVNAKVLPVPLMNIINGGEHAPNNLDIQEFMIVPLGAETFAEALRMGSETFHALKKILAADGHNTAVGDEGGFAPNLNSHAEAFEYIIKAIEQAGYRPGHDIALAIDAAASEFYKDGKYVLKGEGKEFTSDELTEFYVDLCDRFPLISIEDGLAEGDWEGWERHTEILGERIQIVGDDVFVTNPDILAEGIERGVCNSILIKLNQIGTVTETLDTIELAKQAGYTTVVSHRSGETSDHFIADLAVGLNTGQIKSGSLCRSDRLAKYNQLLRIEEDLEDEGIYYGPALREAFFPED, encoded by the coding sequence ATGAGCACTATCGTAGCTGTCTGGGCGAGAGAAATTCTTGATTCCAGAGGTAACCCCACAATTGAAGTAGAAGTGGTTCTTGAATCCGGAGCCACCGGCCGTGCTGCTGTTCCTTCCGGTGCATCTACCGGAACTCGCGAAGCTCTTGAACTTCGCGATGGAGATGAAGACCGTTACGGCGGAAAAGGCGTACAGGTTGCTGTAGCCAATGTTCGCGAAGAAATCGCGGAAGCTCTCGTAGGGCAGGACGCATTGCGTCAGGTCGCTATCGATAACCTGCTGATTGATCTTGATGGAACCGAGAACAAAGAAAGACTCGGTGCTAATGCAATGCTGGGTGTTTCCATGGCTGTTGCAAGAGCTGCTTCCAACCTGCTCGGAATTCCTCTTTATCAGTATCTTGGCGGCGTAAACGCAAAAGTGCTGCCTGTTCCTTTGATGAATATCATTAACGGCGGGGAGCATGCTCCTAACAACCTTGATATTCAGGAATTCATGATTGTACCTTTGGGTGCTGAAACTTTCGCGGAAGCTCTCCGCATGGGTTCTGAAACCTTCCATGCTTTAAAGAAAATTCTCGCTGCTGACGGTCACAACACCGCAGTCGGTGATGAAGGCGGATTCGCTCCGAATCTTAATTCACATGCAGAAGCTTTTGAGTACATTATCAAAGCTATCGAACAAGCAGGATACAGACCCGGTCATGACATTGCTCTCGCAATTGACGCTGCTGCTTCCGAATTCTACAAAGACGGTAAGTACGTGCTGAAAGGCGAAGGCAAAGAATTCACATCTGATGAACTGACAGAGTTCTATGTTGATCTTTGCGATCGTTTCCCGCTCATTTCCATTGAAGATGGACTTGCAGAAGGCGACTGGGAAGGCTGGGAACGCCACACCGAAATCCTCGGTGAACGCATTCAGATCGTAGGTGATGATGTATTTGTTACCAACCCTGATATTCTTGCAGAAGGCATCGAACGCGGCGTTTGTAACTCCATTCTGATCAAACTGAACCAGATCGGAACTGTTACTGAAACTCTCGATACCATTGAACTTGCAAAACAGGCCGGTTACACCACCGTTGTTTCTCACCGTTCCGGTGAAACCAGCGATCACTTCATTGCCGACCTCGCTGTAGGTCTCAATACCGGTCAGATTAAGTCCGGTTCTTTGTGCCGCAGTGACAGACTTGCTAAATACAACCAGCTTCTCCGCATTGAAGAAGATCTCGAAGATGAAGGTATCTACTACGGACCTGCTCTTCGCGAAGCATTCTTCCCAGAAGATTAG
- the folD gene encoding bifunctional methylenetetrahydrofolate dehydrogenase/methenyltetrahydrofolate cyclohydrolase FolD: MIILNGKETALTIRGELKLEIDSLKSEFGRAPGLAVILVGEDPASEVYVRNKKIACEKSGIVSFAHHIDGGVSQQELEDLIKKLNADDKVDGILLQLPLPKGLDSQRCLELIDPGKDVDGFHPMNVGKLMLGLPGFRSCTPAGIITLLERYNLPTSGKKAVVVGRSNIVGKPLAMMLMQYGDFANATVTVCHSRTANLAEEVKSADFVFAAIGIPKFITKDMVKQGAVVVDVGINRTDDGLVGDCDYAALEGVASAMTPVPGGVGPMTIAQLLINTVQAFREHVA; the protein is encoded by the coding sequence ATGATAATTTTAAACGGAAAAGAAACAGCTCTCACCATTCGCGGCGAGCTAAAGCTTGAAATAGATTCCCTTAAATCAGAATTCGGCAGAGCGCCCGGTCTGGCAGTCATTCTTGTCGGAGAAGATCCCGCATCAGAAGTTTATGTTCGCAACAAGAAAATAGCCTGTGAAAAATCAGGGATTGTTTCTTTTGCACATCACATTGATGGAGGAGTTTCTCAGCAGGAACTTGAAGATCTGATCAAAAAGCTTAACGCTGATGACAAAGTTGACGGCATTCTGCTTCAGCTTCCCCTGCCTAAAGGGTTAGACAGCCAGCGTTGCCTAGAGCTGATCGACCCCGGCAAAGATGTCGACGGATTTCATCCAATGAATGTCGGTAAGCTTATGCTGGGACTGCCCGGTTTCCGCTCCTGCACACCTGCCGGAATTATTACTCTGCTCGAACGTTACAACCTGCCTACCTCCGGTAAAAAAGCGGTAGTAGTTGGCCGTTCAAATATCGTTGGCAAGCCTCTCGCCATGATGCTGATGCAGTATGGTGATTTTGCAAATGCCACCGTAACTGTATGTCATTCCCGCACCGCAAATCTGGCGGAAGAAGTTAAGAGCGCGGATTTCGTATTTGCCGCTATCGGCATTCCTAAATTTATCACCAAAGACATGGTGAAACAGGGCGCAGTAGTTGTTGACGTAGGCATCAACCGCACTGATGACGGCTTGGTCGGTGACTGCGATTACGCTGCGCTTGAAGGCGTTGCCAGCGCAATGACTCCAGTTCCCGGAGGAGTTGGGCCTATGACTATTGCACAGTTACTTATCAATACTGTTCAGGCTTTTCGGGAGCATGTTGCTTAA
- a CDS encoding GyrI-like domain-containing protein codes for MNKLDHKQIFKELYKPSSKEISIVDVPSINFLMIDGHGDPNTSESFKNAIEALYSVAYALKFMSKKGDLGQDYVVMPLEGLWWSEDMDSFTAGNKELWDWTLMIMQPDFISKEMVISAIAEVQKKKNPTDLDKIKFEAFAEGKCAQILYIGPYSEEKSSIDKIHEAITEQGKTCSGKHHEIYISDARKTAPEKLKTILRQPFN; via the coding sequence ATGAACAAACTAGACCATAAACAAATTTTCAAAGAGCTGTATAAACCTTCATCTAAAGAAATCAGTATAGTAGATGTTCCGAGCATAAATTTTTTAATGATTGACGGACATGGTGATCCCAACACTTCCGAATCCTTTAAAAATGCCATCGAAGCATTGTATTCAGTTGCATATGCCCTGAAATTTATGTCCAAAAAAGGAGATCTTGGGCAAGATTATGTTGTGATGCCATTAGAGGGACTCTGGTGGTCAGAAGACATGGACTCTTTTACAGCTGGGAATAAGGAATTATGGGATTGGACTCTTATGATAATGCAACCGGATTTTATCTCTAAAGAAATGGTCATTTCAGCAATTGCAGAAGTTCAAAAAAAGAAAAACCCCACGGACTTGGACAAAATAAAATTTGAAGCCTTTGCAGAAGGAAAGTGCGCTCAAATATTATATATTGGACCATACAGCGAAGAAAAATCATCTATTGATAAAATTCATGAGGCTATCACAGAACAGGGAAAAACCTGCTCAGGAAAGCATCATGAAATTTATATTAGCGATGCAAGAAAAACAGCCCCTGAAAAACTTAAAACCATTCTTCGCCAACCATTTAATTAA
- a CDS encoding iron-containing alcohol dehydrogenase: MNTSFNYFIPTNIIFGAGRIKELATVTLPGTKALIVISSGTSMIRFGYLDKVVNALKEQKVEAVIFNKILPNPIVDHVMEGAKTARDNGCDFIIGLGGGSSIDSAKSIAIMVNNPGTYWDYIHGGTGKGKPVTEKVLPLIAIPTTAGTGTEADPWTVITNLETKEKIGFGIPPTFPVLAIVDPEMMLSVPAHLTAYQGMDAFFHAAEGYLANVHQPASDLFALSSVKLITENLPIAVKDGSNMEARTALAWASTQSGMVESTSSCISQHSMEHALSAFDPAVTHGAGLIMLSVAYFSFMAKKVPERFPALAEAMGVDVSKLPESERAMAFITALKKLIKDINCDGLNLNDYKLDKSQAGKLADNAMTAMGFLFTLDPYKMNKDEVVEIYESAFGA; this comes from the coding sequence ATGAATACATCATTCAACTATTTCATCCCTACTAATATTATTTTCGGAGCCGGACGCATAAAAGAACTGGCAACCGTAACTCTGCCCGGAACAAAAGCCCTTATAGTAATCAGTTCCGGCACATCAATGATCCGTTTCGGGTATCTTGATAAGGTCGTAAACGCACTGAAAGAGCAGAAGGTTGAAGCGGTAATCTTCAATAAGATTCTCCCGAACCCTATTGTTGATCACGTAATGGAAGGAGCAAAAACGGCCCGCGACAACGGCTGCGATTTTATCATCGGCCTAGGCGGCGGAAGCTCCATTGATTCAGCTAAAAGCATCGCAATAATGGTTAACAATCCCGGAACATATTGGGATTACATACATGGCGGAACAGGTAAGGGCAAACCGGTTACCGAAAAAGTTCTCCCGCTCATTGCCATTCCGACTACTGCCGGAACAGGCACAGAGGCTGACCCGTGGACAGTTATCACCAACCTTGAAACCAAAGAAAAAATTGGTTTCGGTATCCCGCCGACCTTCCCCGTACTCGCCATTGTAGACCCTGAAATGATGCTTAGCGTGCCAGCGCACCTGACAGCATATCAGGGCATGGATGCCTTTTTCCACGCAGCAGAAGGATATCTTGCCAATGTTCACCAGCCCGCAAGCGACCTGTTCGCGCTAAGCTCGGTTAAACTGATCACAGAGAATCTACCCATTGCGGTAAAAGACGGCTCAAACATGGAAGCCCGCACCGCACTGGCATGGGCCAGCACACAGTCCGGCATGGTGGAATCAACATCCAGCTGCATATCACAGCACTCAATGGAACACGCACTTAGCGCATTTGATCCTGCCGTCACCCATGGCGCAGGGCTTATCATGCTAAGTGTTGCCTACTTCTCGTTCATGGCGAAAAAAGTTCCTGAAAGGTTCCCTGCACTTGCCGAAGCAATGGGTGTGGACGTCAGCAAGCTACCTGAAAGCGAACGGGCTATGGCATTCATAACTGCACTCAAGAAGCTCATCAAAGATATTAATTGCGACGGGCTGAATCTTAACGATTACAAACTGGATAAATCACAGGCCGGAAAACTGGCAGACAACGCAATGACCGCCATGGGATTTTTGTTCACTCTTGATCCTTACAAAATGAATAAGGATGAGGTTGTGGAGATATATGAGAGTGCTTTTGGTGCTTAG
- a CDS encoding HD-GYP domain-containing protein, which translates to MDGLTQLLACIQDISGGNYSNDIMELTTDKFDPYVREIAESVGLMMVKIEAREFALEQANEELKQNILDTVKATARGLSLRDKYTRGHGERVGEYAHRLALRAAFSENKVWTVKLAGILHDIGKIGFSDRLFFNEDTRVDDEMLAEIRRHPEAGFRMLRDLKFLGHAVEFVRCHHERLDGTGYPNGLKGNEIPQGARILSIADVFDAITTTRTYQEAMRLDKAFSILRKLAGPSLDPELVELFIEEIQENGLEMVDEDFSTCACETEKV; encoded by the coding sequence ATGGACGGTTTAACTCAGCTTCTGGCTTGTATTCAGGATATCTCCGGCGGGAATTACTCAAACGATATTATGGAACTTACTACCGATAAGTTTGATCCGTATGTTCGTGAGATAGCTGAGTCTGTCGGTTTGATGATGGTGAAAATCGAAGCCCGTGAATTTGCTCTTGAGCAGGCTAACGAAGAGCTTAAACAAAATATTTTGGATACAGTAAAAGCCACTGCGCGCGGTCTCAGTCTGCGGGATAAATATACTCGCGGACACGGTGAACGTGTCGGTGAATATGCGCATAGACTTGCGCTGCGGGCCGCATTTTCAGAAAATAAAGTCTGGACCGTGAAACTTGCGGGAATTCTGCATGATATCGGGAAAATAGGGTTCAGCGACCGGCTGTTCTTTAATGAAGATACCCGCGTTGATGATGAGATGCTCGCTGAAATAAGACGGCACCCAGAGGCAGGATTTCGTATGCTGAGGGATCTTAAATTTCTCGGCCATGCAGTTGAATTTGTGCGTTGTCACCATGAAAGGCTGGACGGGACAGGATATCCCAACGGTCTGAAAGGAAATGAAATACCGCAAGGTGCGCGTATTCTCAGTATTGCGGATGTATTTGATGCCATTACAACTACCCGTACTTATCAGGAAGCCATGCGCCTTGATAAAGCTTTTTCCATTCTCCGCAAGCTGGCAGGGCCTTCGCTTGACCCTGAGCTTGTTGAACTCTTTATTGAAGAGATACAGGAAAACGGCCTTGAAATGGTCGATGAAGATTTTTCTACCTGTGCTTGCGAAACAGAAAAAGTGTAA
- a CDS encoding glycosyltransferase family 4 protein: MNSSLIKVLIISRDLDHQGGVVDTVKMLMTNLDESFEATHFAFGRKAGQGLFSGYLQPFFDVFSLAYFLLRNKFDVFHVNPSLNGRAFLRESLVLLLLKIFGYSGRVLVFFHGWTVSFFEQITSNSIYNSIFKWLLSVAGKITVLSSKYEKSLISCGISKGRVEVVSSMFSKNDVPESVDLNVSQPTLLFLSRMVRKKGVYELLDAIEILTAKYPAIKLIFAGDGPERRNLEAESVSRGLSNISFPGFIRGTDKKSALAKSDIFILPTLFSEGCPVSLLESMGAGLACVVPLSGGIEDVVHAGLDAVILPEITVAAIVNAVTYLLESPEIFKAVSLEARQNALRHYEAGIVSMRISSIYKDLAKAGVN, encoded by the coding sequence TTGAATTCAAGTCTAATAAAAGTTTTGATAATCTCTAGAGATTTAGACCACCAAGGTGGTGTTGTCGACACCGTAAAAATGCTGATGACAAATCTTGACGAGAGTTTTGAAGCAACGCATTTCGCATTCGGCAGAAAAGCCGGACAAGGCCTTTTTTCGGGATATTTACAGCCTTTTTTTGATGTGTTCAGCCTCGCTTATTTTTTGCTTCGTAATAAATTTGATGTTTTTCATGTGAATCCGTCGCTTAATGGGCGCGCTTTTTTGCGGGAATCGCTGGTTTTATTGCTCCTTAAAATTTTTGGATATAGCGGACGGGTGTTAGTTTTTTTTCATGGCTGGACCGTTTCATTTTTTGAGCAGATCACATCAAACTCTATTTATAATTCTATCTTCAAATGGCTCCTTTCTGTTGCAGGGAAGATAACGGTTCTCAGCTCAAAATATGAAAAATCATTAATTTCCTGCGGTATTTCCAAAGGCAGAGTCGAAGTTGTAAGTTCAATGTTTTCCAAAAATGATGTTCCGGAAAGTGTAGATTTGAATGTTTCGCAGCCTACTCTTTTATTTCTTTCAAGGATGGTTCGGAAAAAAGGTGTTTATGAGCTCCTTGATGCAATTGAAATTTTAACTGCTAAATATCCTGCGATCAAATTGATATTTGCAGGCGATGGCCCTGAACGAAGAAACCTTGAAGCAGAATCGGTTTCCCGCGGACTTAGTAATATTTCATTTCCCGGTTTTATAAGAGGAACGGACAAAAAAAGTGCACTGGCAAAATCAGATATTTTTATCTTGCCGACATTGTTTTCTGAAGGGTGTCCAGTCTCGCTGCTGGAATCTATGGGGGCAGGGCTTGCCTGCGTTGTTCCATTGTCCGGAGGTATAGAGGATGTTGTTCACGCAGGTCTGGATGCGGTGATTCTGCCGGAAATTACTGTGGCTGCGATTGTTAACGCTGTCACTTATCTTTTGGAATCTCCTGAGATTTTTAAAGCTGTTTCACTTGAAGCCCGTCAAAATGCACTGCGCCATTATGAAGCCGGTATCGTCAGTATGCGTATTTCATCAATCTATAAAGATTTAGCAAAGGCAGGGGTAAATTGA
- a CDS encoding sulfotransferase family protein, with protein sequence MKRPVFVVGAPRSGTTLTAKIIGRHPEIFMPGENYYFDDIYSRRKELGEVIDGATLGKIYSRLLTIYGRYSEPEDQVRVDELKGGLLSLNNFKDCKSYEQILSRFMKVQTEFVGKKRWGNNAPRDLYNVPDIINFYPEALIIACVRDPRDFMLSYRDKWKTREGDNAERLKRLYHPVITSLQWKSSMRSLIGLKKIVPAENLFVLKYESLVDNTESSVQSVCKVLGVDYHADMLNVASQNSSAEKHGKGIFASSVGRWKDGLALEDAYIMQLIAGNEMRELGYKRNDLAVSLSAVFWKFFTAPFAVAKGLYLNRHKRGPIVPYLLSRIKPFFKH encoded by the coding sequence TTGAAAAGGCCTGTTTTCGTCGTAGGAGCTCCCCGCTCCGGCACAACATTAACGGCTAAGATAATAGGGAGACATCCTGAAATTTTTATGCCGGGTGAGAATTATTATTTTGATGATATTTATTCCCGTCGAAAAGAACTTGGCGAGGTCATTGACGGTGCAACGCTGGGGAAAATATATTCCCGCCTGCTTACTATATACGGCAGGTATAGTGAACCCGAAGATCAGGTCAGAGTTGATGAGTTGAAAGGAGGTCTGCTGAGTTTAAATAATTTTAAAGATTGTAAGAGCTATGAGCAGATCTTATCCAGATTTATGAAAGTTCAGACTGAGTTTGTCGGTAAAAAAAGATGGGGCAACAACGCTCCGCGCGATTTATATAATGTGCCTGATATAATAAATTTTTACCCGGAGGCTCTGATTATTGCCTGCGTTCGTGATCCACGCGACTTTATGCTGTCATATAGAGATAAATGGAAAACACGTGAAGGGGACAATGCTGAGCGGCTTAAAAGGTTATATCACCCGGTTATAACCTCATTGCAGTGGAAATCTTCCATGAGATCCTTAATCGGCTTAAAAAAAATAGTTCCGGCAGAGAATCTGTTTGTTTTGAAATATGAGTCTCTGGTTGATAATACCGAAAGTTCTGTTCAATCTGTTTGTAAAGTTCTCGGAGTGGATTACCATGCCGACATGCTAAATGTTGCTTCGCAGAATTCATCTGCCGAGAAACACGGCAAAGGGATTTTTGCTTCTTCTGTAGGTCGCTGGAAGGATGGATTGGCTTTGGAAGATGCATATATTATGCAGCTCATTGCCGGAAACGAGATGAGAGAATTGGGGTATAAAAGAAATGACCTTGCTGTCAGTCTTTCAGCTGTTTTTTGGAAATTTTTTACTGCTCCGTTCGCAGTGGCTAAGGGGCTTTATTTAAACCGCCATAAACGCGGGCCGATTGTCCCTTATCTGCTTAGCAGGATTAAGCCTTTTTTTAAGCACTAA
- the uvrA gene encoding excinuclease ABC subunit UvrA, which produces MQNKSIHIEGAKHHNLKDLNLDIPRDQLVVVCGPSGSGKSTLSFDIVYAEGQRRYVESLSAYARQFLPQLDKPKVDKIEGLSPAISLEQQSTSRNPRSTVGTVTEVYDFLRVFYARLGKFHCPQCGKAIEAQTSDEILDRMMSLEDGTKFMLLAPLVDHQKGTHKDLFAKLKREGFVRVRVNGEIVSIDDVPELEKNRKHNIDLVVDRLVIKSDIKKRLGDSLELALRYGDESIIVSIIDGEDIYLSTMSTCPSCKISMPRLSPQLFSFNSPQGACQTCSGIGSVEYYEPDLLAPNKGLSLKSGAIIPWKSPQMFARYESDFRALGKKYKFKIDTPLNEFSEKALKALFYGDEKLEWEGIINQLESGRDLGRIWRDELSRFRQNTPCPACNGARLRPESLAVLVEDKSIFDFCSMSIQRALDWLGALEFKGHDSLIAEPLMKELIHRIGFMVNVGLEYLNLGRNMATLSGGEAQRIRLAGQLGSGLVGVTYVLDEPSIGLHPRDNERLIKTLRSLQGRGNTVLVVEHDEATIRNADHVIELGPGSGMLGGEIVYQGSVADLLGKSQSLTAKYLRGELAIDKPDERRVPTDWIKLRGVTTNNLKNLDVDIPLGILCCFTGVSGSGKSSLVVDSMYKHLALASGIKVDQPGQIRGIDGADKIEKVISIDQSPIGRTPRSNPATYTKIFDEIRNIFAATKESKKRGYKAGRFSFNVRGGRCEACSGDGQIRVEMHFLPDVYVTCDVCKGKRYNNQTLEVDYKGRNIAEVLDMTVRQAKAFFENHPTLKRRLEVLEQVGLEYLQLGQPGTTLSGGEAQRIKISRELGKRSLPGTLYILDEPTTGLHMHEVGKLIKVLQQLVEKGATVIVIEHNTDVIRAADYVFDLGPGGGESGGRIVAKGTPEEIIANPESVTGQFIL; this is translated from the coding sequence ATGCAAAACAAGTCTATTCATATTGAAGGTGCCAAGCATCACAACCTTAAAGATTTGAATCTGGATATTCCCCGTGATCAGCTGGTTGTTGTTTGCGGACCGTCCGGTTCAGGTAAATCTACACTTTCTTTTGATATAGTTTATGCCGAGGGGCAGCGTAGATATGTTGAATCACTTTCTGCGTATGCTCGGCAATTCCTGCCGCAGCTTGATAAACCGAAAGTTGATAAAATTGAGGGACTTTCTCCGGCAATATCCCTTGAGCAGCAGTCCACTTCACGCAACCCGCGTTCAACGGTCGGAACAGTTACGGAAGTTTATGATTTTTTGCGTGTATTTTATGCCCGTCTGGGTAAATTCCATTGCCCTCAGTGCGGTAAGGCTATTGAAGCACAGACTTCAGATGAAATACTTGATAGAATGATGTCGCTTGAAGACGGTACAAAGTTTATGCTTCTTGCTCCGCTTGTTGATCATCAAAAAGGCACTCATAAAGATCTTTTTGCCAAACTTAAGCGTGAAGGGTTTGTGCGTGTAAGAGTTAACGGAGAGATCGTTTCAATTGATGATGTTCCTGAGCTTGAAAAGAACCGCAAGCATAATATTGATCTTGTGGTCGACCGTCTGGTCATAAAGAGTGATATCAAGAAAAGACTCGGCGATTCGCTGGAACTTGCCCTGCGTTACGGTGATGAATCAATCATCGTCTCGATTATCGACGGTGAGGATATTTATCTTTCCACCATGTCCACATGTCCTTCCTGCAAAATAAGTATGCCGCGGCTGTCTCCGCAACTGTTTTCGTTTAACAGTCCGCAGGGAGCTTGTCAGACCTGTTCAGGAATCGGCAGCGTCGAGTATTATGAACCGGATTTACTCGCCCCCAATAAAGGACTTTCCTTGAAATCCGGCGCAATTATTCCTTGGAAGTCCCCGCAAATGTTTGCGCGGTACGAGTCAGATTTTCGCGCTTTAGGTAAAAAGTACAAATTTAAAATTGATACACCGCTTAATGAATTTTCTGAAAAAGCTTTAAAAGCCTTGTTTTACGGTGATGAAAAGCTCGAGTGGGAAGGTATTATCAATCAGCTTGAGTCAGGTCGAGATCTCGGGCGTATCTGGCGTGATGAACTGTCCCGTTTCAGGCAGAACACCCCTTGTCCCGCCTGTAACGGAGCTCGTTTGCGGCCGGAATCTCTTGCCGTGCTGGTTGAGGATAAAAGTATTTTCGATTTCTGTTCCATGTCCATACAGCGTGCGCTGGACTGGCTTGGCGCATTGGAATTCAAAGGACATGATTCACTCATCGCAGAACCTCTGATGAAAGAATTGATTCATCGCATCGGATTCATGGTCAATGTCGGTCTCGAGTATTTAAATCTGGGCCGTAATATGGCGACTTTGTCCGGCGGTGAAGCGCAGCGCATCCGGCTGGCCGGTCAGCTGGGTTCAGGTCTTGTCGGTGTTACATACGTGCTTGATGAACCTTCTATCGGGTTACATCCGCGTGATAATGAACGACTTATCAAAACACTGCGCTCACTTCAGGGTAGAGGAAATACTGTTCTGGTGGTCGAACATGATGAAGCGACTATCAGGAATGCCGACCATGTTATTGAACTAGGGCCCGGCTCAGGTATGCTTGGCGGGGAGATTGTTTATCAGGGCAGTGTTGCTGATCTGCTCGGTAAATCTCAGTCACTTACTGCAAAGTATCTGCGTGGTGAGCTTGCCATTGATAAACCGGATGAAAGGCGTGTTCCGACCGACTGGATAAAGCTTCGCGGGGTCACAACAAATAACCTTAAGAATCTTGATGTGGATATTCCGCTCGGAATATTATGCTGTTTCACCGGAGTTTCCGGCTCAGGAAAAAGCTCGCTTGTTGTGGATTCCATGTACAAGCATCTTGCTTTAGCCAGCGGAATAAAAGTTGACCAACCGGGACAGATTCGCGGTATTGACGGTGCAGATAAAATCGAGAAGGTCATCTCAATTGATCAGTCCCCTATCGGCAGAACTCCGAGGTCCAATCCTGCGACATATACGAAAATATTTGACGAAATAAGGAATATTTTTGCCGCAACTAAGGAATCAAAAAAACGCGGCTATAAAGCAGGCAGATTCAGTTTCAACGTGCGCGGCGGTCGTTGTGAAGCTTGCAGCGGTGACGGACAGATAAGAGTTGAAATGCACTTTCTGCCGGATGTTTATGTCACCTGTGATGTCTGTAAAGGCAAGCGTTACAACAATCAGACTCTGGAAGTAGATTATAAGGGACGCAATATTGCTGAAGTGCTTGATATGACAGTCCGTCAGGCAAAGGCGTTCTTTGAAAATCATCCTACGCTGAAGCGAAGATTAGAAGTTTTAGAGCAGGTCGGGCTTGAATATTTACAACTCGGTCAGCCGGGAACAACTCTTTCAGGCGGCGAAGCACAGCGTATTAAAATATCCCGTGAGCTTGGTAAAAGAAGTTTGCCCGGAACGCTCTATATTCTCGATGAGCCTACTACAGGGCTGCACATGCATGAAGTAGGTAAGCTGATCAAGGTCTTGCAGCAGCTTGTGGAAAAAGGGGCAACGGTTATTGTTATTGAGCATAATACCGATGTTATCCGTGCAGCGGACTATGTATTTGATTTGGGACCCGGGGGTGGTGAATCCGGTGGCCGAATTGTAGCCAAAGGTACACCTGAAGAAATAATTGCGAACCCTGAATCAGTAACTGGTCAGTTTATACTATAA